The proteins below come from a single Tachypleus tridentatus isolate NWPU-2018 chromosome 13, ASM421037v1, whole genome shotgun sequence genomic window:
- the LOC143238853 gene encoding regulator of G-protein signaling 9-like, producing the protein MTRSTNSNTMDQSKQENAPRELVFSKMEQLIREMQHPETGVPVRSQKQFLTSIPCAFTVGCCLLRRNQSIKLNNIHWRSLKKTNGQKIVQIKVTY; encoded by the exons ATGACTAGGAGTACCAATTCAAACACAATGGACCAATCAAAACAGGAGAATGCACCCCGGGAACTCGTCTTCAGTAAG ATGGAGCAACTGATCAGAGAGATGCAACATCCGGAAACAGGGGTTCCAGTGAGGAGCCAGAAGCAGTTCCTCACATCCATTCCATGTGCCTTTACGG TTGGCTGTTGTCTTCTAAGGAGAAATCAATCAATAAAGCTCAATAACATTCATTGGAGATCCCTGAAGAAAACAAATGGTCAGAAGATAGTTCAGATTAAAGTGACCTATTGA